CCTCAACCGGTCGATGCAACACACTAACGACTGCGCAAGCAGCAGGAGTGTTGCATCGACCGGTTGAGGCCGCCGTCGGAAGCGGACATTACCGCGAGTCCCCCACCTTGATTCAAGGTTCTGGCCTTTGTGACAACCAGAGCATGTCGCGCGCTTTGCGGCGCAGTACGTTCACGACAATCACACCCGTGGATGGACCGATGAGGAGCGGTAGCAGCTGCGCCCAATGAGGAGCATGCCAAATCAGCCCCATCGCAAGATACAGGGCGACGCTGACCGCAACACACACGAGATACACCAAAGCCAAGCCGATATTGCGAACGCCCATTTTCATCGCGTATTACCTCAAACCTGTTGGCATGATGTCCGCTTCGGATCGAATGCCGACATTCCAAGAATGTCCGCGCAATCAACCCGTCCGCAATGTTGCCTTGGGCAATTAGCGACCATACCGTTCTAGCGTACATAAAAGAGATAGAAGTGATCCCCTGTAGTTCGATGGCTATGGGTGCCGCTTCGGGCTCCACGCTTTGTGCACGAACTCAATACGGTTTCCATCGAAGTCGGCGACGTTGGCTGCGTAGTAGCCTCGGGCAAAGTAAGTACGATCGGCTGGTTTACCTTCGTCGGTGCCACCGGCTTCGATTGCAGCCGCGTAGGCGGCGTCGACCAATTCATTGGTATCGCAGACGATTCCGATGTAGAGCCCGGTCTCGCCGGGCTTGCGTTGCCGTAGCCAGACGCTTGATCCGACCGCCTTCCCGCTGAGATACGCATCATCAGCAATG
The Dyella humicola genome window above contains:
- a CDS encoding VOC family protein; its protein translation is MIDHVYISVTDIDKSLAFYSEALKPLGWRLFGNYDAASGPESVPDLYGIADDAYLSGKAVGSSVWLRQRKPGETGLYIGIVCDTNELVDAAYAAAIEAGGTDEGKPADRTYFARGYYAANVADFDGNRIEFVHKAWSPKRHP